A genomic stretch from Arachis stenosperma cultivar V10309 chromosome 3, arast.V10309.gnm1.PFL2, whole genome shotgun sequence includes:
- the LOC130965421 gene encoding lysine-specific demethylase JMJ13-like has protein sequence MGFCRFGRTKTKIGRHRQCEESIFVLNDLEWISKIPECPVYHPSEKEFKNPLIYLQKIAPEASKFGICKIVSPVIASIPADVVLTKENKNFRFETNVQPLRLSKWNEKNIMNFSMSGRKYTYHEFEALANQAFIGSADVEKEFWHEMVNGEKGTVEYGVNIEGSAFSCHPNDKLGRSKWNLKNFSRLPQSTLRLVGKEIPGITDPMLYIGMLFSMFAWHVEDHYLYSINYHHSGANKTWYGVPAHAASQFENVVLHHVYNHKIMSKHGEDEAFQLLAHKTTMFPPNILLQHGVAVYKAVQKPGEFVISFPRAYHAGFSHGFNCGEAVNFAIGDWIPMGAIASTRYAYLKMLPIIPFEELLCKEAMQFYKSSKVRGSMSKNIDFQSYLATVASFVQLMQFYEKALSRLKASRECSISSNTVGTLICSNCHRDCYVAYLMCKHCYSLPICLYHDIALQRCSCGRKYTVYKRDNFLEFEDAAKSFEQEECVKLKLKGKVNFEVDMLSPGNDYDCIQDSHNNPWHEEKGSIQAITSMGLHSSLV, from the exons ATGGGTTTTTGTAGATTTGGAAGAACCAAAACAAAAATTGGCAGACACAGACAGTGTGAAGAGAGTATATTTGTTTTGAATGATTTGGAATGGATCTCTAAAATTCCAGAATGTCCAGTGTATCATCCATCAGAGAAGGAGTTCAAGAACCCTCTGATATATCTACAAAAGATTGCTCCCGAGGCTTCAAaatttg GAATATGCAAAATTGTTTCTCCTGTAATTGCTTCTATTCCTGCTGATGTTGTCTTAACGAAAGAAAATAAGAACTTCAGGTTTGAAACAAATGTGCAGCCTCTTCGGCTTTCTAAATGGAATGAGAAAAATATAATGAACTTTTCAATGAGTGGAAG AAAATACACATATCATGAATTTGAGGCTCTAGCAAATCAGGCTTTTATCGGTTCGGCCGATGTGGAAAAAGAATTCTGGCATGAGATGGTGAACGGAGAGAAGGGAACCGTTGAGTACGGAGTCAATATTGAGGGCAGTGCCTTTTCATGCCATCCTAATGACAAGCTTGGAAGAAGCAAATGGAATTTGAAg AATTTTTCAAGACTGCCGCAATCTACATTGAGATTAGTTGGCAAAGAAATTCCA GGAATAACTGATCCTATGCTTTATATTGGGATGCTGTTCAGCATGTTTGCATGGCATGTAGAAGATCATTACTTGTATAG CATAAATTATCACCATTCAGGTGCTAACAAAACTTGGTATGGAGTGCCTGCTCATGCAGCCTCTCAGTTTGAAAATGTTGTATTGCATCATGTGTATAACCATAAAATCATGTCGAAACATGGCGAAGACGAGGCTTTCCAGCTTCTTGCGCATAAAACTACAATGTTCCCTCCAAATATATTGCTACAACATGGTGTTGCTGTTTACAAGGCTGTGCAGAAGCCAGGGGAGTTTGTCATCTCCTTTCCTAGAGCATATCATGCTGGATTTAGTCATG GTTTTAACTGTGGAGAAGCAGTGAACTTTGCTATTGGAGACTGGATTCCAATGGGGGCTATAGCTAGCACTCGTTATGCATATCTCAAAATGCTTCCTATAATTCCATTTGAGGAACTTCTTTGTAAAGAGGCAATGCAGTTTTATAAGTCCTCAAAAGTAAGAGGTTCAATGAGCAAAAATATTGATTTCCAATCTTATCTTGCAACTGTTGCGTCTTTCGTGCAGCTTATGCAATTTTATGAGAAGGCCCTTTCGCGACTTAAAGCTTCCAGAGAATGTTCAATTTCTTCGAATACTGTAGGTACCTTGATTTGTAGCAACTGCCATAGAGATTGTTATGTAGCTTACTTGATGTGCAAGCACTGCTATTCTCTTCCCATTTGTCTTTACCATG aCATTGCATTGCAGAGGTGTTCATGTGGGAGAAAATATACTGTTTATAAAAGGGACAATTTTCTAGAATTCGAGGATGCTGCTAAGAGTTTTGAACAAGAAGAATGTGTTAAGTTAAAACTTAAAGGGAAGGTGAATTTTGAAGTAGACATGTTATCCCCTGGAAATGATTATGATTGCATCCAAGATTCCCAT AACAATCCTTGGCATGAAGAAAAAGGTAGCATCCAAGCAATTACTTCCATGGG TTTGCATAGTTCCCTTGTGtaa